A section of the Arabiibacter massiliensis genome encodes:
- the cmk gene encoding (d)CMP kinase has product MIIAIDGPSGAGKSTVAKAAARELGFSCLDTGAMYRAVAWRALEDGVALDDAEGLGRVARECEIAFLHEPGDPMPKGVTIGGVDVSSAIRTAEIDRAVSPVSAVPAVRAALVEQQQRIGRSGDYVVEGRDIGTVVFPEAPVKVFLTASAEERAHRRVRQNVDRGVGSIDYDVVLADIRRRDDLDSSRAASPLKPADDAVRLDSTGRYIEDVIDDIVALAREKQLSS; this is encoded by the coding sequence ATGATCATCGCCATAGACGGCCCGAGCGGGGCCGGAAAGTCCACGGTCGCGAAGGCCGCGGCCCGCGAGCTCGGCTTCTCCTGCCTGGACACGGGCGCGATGTATCGCGCCGTGGCGTGGCGCGCGCTCGAGGACGGCGTCGCGCTCGACGACGCCGAGGGCCTCGGCCGCGTCGCGCGCGAGTGCGAGATCGCGTTTCTGCACGAGCCGGGCGACCCCATGCCCAAGGGCGTCACCATCGGCGGCGTCGACGTGAGCAGCGCCATCCGCACGGCCGAGATCGACCGCGCCGTGAGCCCCGTGTCGGCCGTGCCCGCGGTGCGCGCGGCGCTCGTGGAGCAGCAGCAGCGCATCGGCCGCTCGGGCGACTACGTGGTGGAGGGCCGCGACATCGGCACGGTGGTGTTCCCCGAGGCGCCGGTCAAGGTGTTCCTGACGGCGTCGGCCGAGGAGCGCGCGCACCGCCGCGTGCGCCAGAACGTCGACCGCGGCGTGGGCTCCATCGACTACGACGTGGTGCTCGCCGACATCCGCCGCCGCGACGACCTCGACTCCTCGCGCGCCGCCTCGCCCCTGAAGCCCGCCGACGACGCGGTGCGCCTCGACTCCACCGGCCGCTACATCGAGGATGTGATCGACGACATCGTGGCCCTCGCCCGCGAGAAGCAACTGTCATCCTGA